DNA from Paludisphaera mucosa:
CGGACCCAGCCGATCGACGCCAGCCTCGACAACGTCCGCATCCCGGGCCTGGCCATCCGGTCGATCTCGCCGGTCGACCCCTCGGGCTGGGTCCGCGTCAACCTGGTCCGCACCATCGATCAGCCGGCGTTCGCGCCCGCCCCGCAGCCGGTCGCCGCCACGCCGGCCCAGCCGGCCGGGTCCATCCCCGTCCAGGTCCAGGTGCCGGCCCAGGCGGCCGTCGTCACCTACCAGCAGTGATCTCGGGCTCGACGAACTCCGTCGACCGATGAACCGCCGGCCGAGGCCTCCCGGAGCGATCCGAGGGGCCTCGGCCGGCTCGTTTCAGTAGACGACCGTCTCCGCGGCGAGGGCCTCGGGCTCGATCCCGCGGATGACCTCGGCGGCGCGTTCGACGTCCGCTCGCGAGACGTCCAGGTGGGTGCAGGCCCGGAGGGTCTGGTCTCCCAGGGCCGACGTGAGGACGCCGTGCAGCCTCAGGTGGGCGGCGACCTCGGCCGCGGTCGCCAGGGCCGGGTCGACCGTCACCCAGACCAGGTTCGTCTCGACGGGCCAGGATTCGATCTGCACCCCTTCGACGTCCGAGAACGCCTCCGCCAGGATCAGGGCGTGGGCGTGGTCCTCGGCCAGCCTCTCGACGTTGTGCCCGAGGGCGTAGAGCGCCCCCGCCGCGAGGATCCCCGCCTGCCGCATCCCGCCCCCCAGGAGCTTGCGGAGCCGCCGGGCCTGAAGGATCGCCTCGGTCGAGCCCGCCAGGGCGGAGCCCACCGGGGCCCCCAGGCCCTTCGAGAAGCAGATCGAGACCGTGTCGAACGACTTCGCCCACTCGGACGCGGCGATCCCCGAGGCGACGACGGCGTTCATCAGCCGGGCCCCGTCGAGATGCATGGCGAGCCCCTGCTGCTTCGCCCACCGCGCGATCGCCCGCACGTCCTCGATGGGGTGGACCGGGCCGCCGCCCCGGTTGTGGGTGTTCTCCAGGGTGACCAGCCGGGTGCGGACGAAGTGCTGGTCGTCGG
Protein-coding regions in this window:
- the ltaE gene encoding low-specificity L-threonine aldolase, with amino-acid sequence MSRPPIDLRSDTVTKPTPAMRLAMAEAEVGDDVYGEDPTVLALEARTAALLGKEAALFTPSGTMANQIAVGVHCRPGDELICSATSHVYLWEAGGIARLWGVTPRTFPGDAGLLTLAEIEESVRPDDQHFVRTRLVTLENTHNRGGGPVHPIEDVRAIARWAKQQGLAMHLDGARLMNAVVASGIAASEWAKSFDTVSICFSKGLGAPVGSALAGSTEAILQARRLRKLLGGGMRQAGILAAGALYALGHNVERLAEDHAHALILAEAFSDVEGVQIESWPVETNLVWVTVDPALATAAEVAAHLRLHGVLTSALGDQTLRACTHLDVSRADVERAAEVIRGIEPEALAAETVVY